The proteins below come from a single Crossiella sp. CA-258035 genomic window:
- a CDS encoding MarR family transcriptional regulator — MGIDGMADAEEILAAWRRERPDLEVCTLAPFIRTLQVTQLLAAEVEKVFLEHGLRRGEFDVLTSLRRAGAPFILTPSELADLLMLSRAGMTNRLDRLESAGYVARRLDPGDRRSFLIALTERGRELIDETFTAHIANLHRLTAKVTPEQRAVLDEIMRTLLADLR; from the coding sequence ATGGGCATTGACGGGATGGCCGACGCGGAGGAGATCCTGGCGGCCTGGCGCCGGGAGCGGCCGGACCTCGAGGTGTGCACGCTGGCCCCGTTCATCCGGACCTTGCAGGTCACCCAGCTGCTGGCGGCCGAGGTGGAGAAGGTCTTCCTCGAGCACGGGCTGCGCCGCGGCGAGTTCGACGTGCTCACCTCGCTGCGCCGGGCGGGCGCCCCGTTCATCCTGACCCCCTCGGAGCTGGCCGACCTGCTGATGCTCTCCCGCGCCGGCATGACCAACCGGCTGGACCGCCTGGAGAGCGCCGGTTACGTGGCGCGGCGGCTGGACCCTGGCGACCGGCGCAGCTTCCTCATCGCGCTCACCGAACGGGGCCGCGAGCTCATCGACGAGACCTTCACCGCGCACATCGCCAACCTGCACCGGCTGACCGCCAAGGTCACCCCCGAGCAGCGCGCGGTGCTGGACGAGATCATGCGCACCCTGCTCGCCGACCTGCGCTGA
- a CDS encoding cupin domain-containing protein yields MRTTLPPGAACPPRRARGSVLLYVRFGALDVRLGDRMAYLANGDQLAIPAGVEHSWRTPADSSADIVVVTAELPLTSTALEV; encoded by the coding sequence GTGCGCACCACCCTTCCGCCCGGGGCCGCCTGCCCGCCGCGCCGCGCCCGGGGCTCCGTGCTGCTCTACGTGCGCTTCGGCGCGCTGGACGTGCGCCTGGGCGACCGGATGGCCTACCTGGCCAACGGTGATCAGCTGGCCATCCCGGCCGGGGTCGAGCACAGCTGGCGGACCCCGGCGGACAGCAGCGCGGACATCGTGGTGGTCACCGCCGAACTGCCCTTGACCTCCACCGCGCTGGAGGTATGA
- a CDS encoding arylamine N-acetyltransferase, translating into MTSPKPLSANDEWTVDAVDVTAYLARIGHPPVPAPTVEALRSLHAAHSRSIPFENIDVLLDQHPGVDLPGIVAKLVGRRRGGYCYEHGLLFAAVATRLGYRVRRRMSRIDPDKPSFRTHLTLVVTAEDQDFLVDIGFGAGMFQPMPLVAGEVVDQAGWKHRLVRDGSLWVLQKQEAEGWRSLHGFDEQEQRPVDYLVAHHFVATHPRSPFSRQLVAMRLEEGVSHRLVGGELTVERADGSTETRPVTPAEAVALLPELGIELTGTERQLLLDRIS; encoded by the coding sequence ATGACTTCTCCGAAGCCGTTGTCCGCCAACGACGAGTGGACCGTCGACGCGGTGGACGTGACCGCCTACCTCGCCCGGATCGGCCACCCGCCGGTGCCCGCCCCGACCGTCGAGGCGCTGCGCAGCCTGCACGCGGCGCACAGCCGGTCGATCCCGTTCGAGAACATCGACGTGCTGCTGGACCAGCACCCCGGCGTGGACCTGCCGGGCATCGTGGCCAAGCTGGTGGGCCGCAGGCGCGGCGGCTACTGCTACGAGCACGGCCTGCTCTTCGCCGCGGTGGCCACCCGGCTCGGCTACCGGGTGCGGCGGCGGATGTCCCGGATCGACCCGGACAAGCCGAGCTTCCGCACCCACCTGACCCTGGTGGTCACCGCCGAGGACCAGGACTTCCTGGTGGACATCGGGTTCGGCGCGGGCATGTTCCAGCCGATGCCCCTGGTCGCCGGGGAGGTGGTCGACCAGGCCGGGTGGAAGCACCGGCTGGTGCGGGACGGGTCGCTGTGGGTGCTGCAGAAGCAGGAGGCCGAGGGCTGGCGGTCGCTGCACGGTTTCGACGAGCAGGAGCAGCGGCCGGTGGACTACCTGGTGGCGCACCACTTCGTCGCCACCCACCCGCGTTCGCCGTTCTCCCGGCAGCTGGTCGCGATGCGCCTGGAGGAGGGCGTCAGCCACCGGCTGGTCGGCGGGGAGCTGACCGTGGAGCGGGCGGACGGGAGCACCGAGACCCGGCCGGTGACCCCGGCCGAGGCGGTGGCGCTGCTGCCGGAGCTCGGCATCGAGCTGACCGGGACCGAGCGTCAGTTGTTGTTGGACAGGATCAGCTGA
- a CDS encoding DUF6518 family protein → MLAPAATREPARVGRDWLIVTLAGLLLGGVTFLFHLFHIGWLANSTASWATTAYLVGACTGWSLWRSPLYGAVALWIGLTCWYLSVAVRGEFGWSTLGEAGIWFGAAAVAGAVFGYAGACRRYCAGPWSFLGIGVIGGVLVWEGLYRLFVIAPDVPGNTQVIAGSTMLSCGVLAAVLLPRTFQDRLYALGVAAAVTALGAPAAPLFQLILSNNN, encoded by the coding sequence ATGCTCGCCCCGGCCGCCACCAGGGAACCCGCCAGGGTCGGCCGTGACTGGTTGATCGTCACCCTCGCCGGGCTGCTGCTCGGCGGGGTGACGTTCCTGTTCCACCTGTTCCACATCGGCTGGCTGGCCAACTCCACCGCCAGCTGGGCCACCACCGCCTACCTGGTCGGCGCGTGCACCGGCTGGAGCCTGTGGCGCTCCCCGCTCTACGGCGCCGTCGCCCTGTGGATCGGCCTGACCTGCTGGTACCTCTCGGTGGCGGTGCGCGGCGAGTTCGGCTGGTCCACCCTGGGCGAGGCCGGGATCTGGTTCGGCGCGGCCGCGGTGGCCGGCGCGGTGTTCGGCTACGCCGGGGCCTGCCGCCGCTACTGCGCCGGGCCCTGGTCCTTCCTCGGCATCGGCGTGATCGGCGGCGTGCTGGTGTGGGAGGGCCTGTACCGGCTGTTCGTGATCGCCCCCGACGTGCCGGGCAACACCCAGGTCATCGCGGGCTCCACCATGCTCAGCTGCGGGGTGCTGGCCGCGGTCCTGCTGCCGCGCACCTTCCAGGACCGGCTGTACGCGCTCGGGGTCGCCGCCGCGGTGACCGCGCTCGGCGCCCCCGCCGCGCCGCTGTTTCAGCTGATCCTGTCCAACAACAACTGA
- a CDS encoding DNA topoisomerase IV subunit A, translated as MARRKGSTSTKVDPAAFDRAGAKVFDNSLKTEIEDSYLEYAYSVIHARALPDARDGLKPVHRRILFSMNEQGYRPSHAYVKSSRVVGDCMGKYHPHGDTAIYDAMVRMAQDFALNAPLVDGHGNFGSPDDGPAASRYTEARMSPEAMLLVGELGEDTVDFRPNYDGSLQEPTVLPAAFPNLLVNGTSGIAVGMATNMIPHNLGEVVAAARHLITHPGASLDKLMEFVPGPDLPTGGMLLGLDEVRKAYETGRGVVRMRAKVETGPLEGSRGRQAITVTELPYGVGPEKIIEKITDEVNKSKRLTGIADVKDLTDRENGTRLVIECKVGVNPQALLADLYRLTPLEQSFGINNLVLVDGQPQTLGLKQLLEVFLAHRYEVVTRRTSFRRRKRQERLHLVEGLLRALLDIDKVIKLIRNSENAQAAKDGLMKQFKLSEIQAAYILDTPLRRLTKFDKIELEAEQEKLEAEIAELSKILDDESVLRKVVSTELAKVAKDLGFERRTALIDGDLKEVLAASKPAGPLEVADDPCQVILSATGLVARTAAESEEASEARRRNGRTKHDAVAAMVHSTARGQVLLVTSLGRAFKTDVLPLPVLPEASGTVSLSGGMAASELVPLEKGEKVIGIAPLGEQATGSPGLAIGTQQGVVKVCSPEWPVRSDEFEVISLKDGDQVVGVTWLTDGSETLAFVSSDSSLLRYPAGLVRPQGLKGGGMAGINLGKEAKAVFFGAIRTDDDEHGEPMVVTSTGLSVKVTPFAEYPAKGRATGGVRSQRFLKGEHELAMAWIGSRPAGASRNGSPVELPETDPRRDGSGHAHPGPDVVGHLIERD; from the coding sequence ATGGCACGCCGCAAGGGCAGCACGAGCACCAAGGTCGACCCGGCCGCCTTCGACCGGGCCGGCGCCAAGGTCTTCGACAACTCGCTCAAGACCGAGATCGAGGACTCCTACCTCGAGTACGCCTACTCGGTCATCCACGCCCGCGCCCTGCCCGATGCCAGGGACGGCCTCAAGCCGGTGCACCGCCGCATCCTGTTCTCCATGAACGAGCAGGGCTACCGGCCCAGCCACGCCTACGTGAAGTCCTCCCGCGTGGTCGGCGACTGCATGGGCAAGTACCACCCGCACGGCGACACCGCCATCTACGACGCGATGGTCCGGATGGCCCAGGACTTCGCGCTCAACGCGCCGCTGGTCGACGGGCACGGCAACTTCGGCTCCCCCGACGACGGCCCGGCCGCCTCGCGTTACACCGAGGCGCGGATGTCCCCGGAGGCGATGCTGCTGGTCGGCGAGCTCGGTGAGGACACCGTCGACTTCCGCCCCAACTACGACGGCTCCCTGCAAGAGCCCACGGTGCTGCCGGCGGCCTTCCCGAACCTGCTGGTCAACGGCACCTCGGGGATCGCGGTCGGCATGGCCACCAACATGATCCCGCACAACCTGGGCGAGGTGGTGGCCGCCGCGCGGCACCTGATCACCCATCCCGGCGCGAGCCTGGACAAGCTGATGGAGTTCGTGCCCGGCCCCGACCTGCCCACCGGCGGCATGCTGCTCGGCCTGGACGAGGTCCGCAAGGCGTATGAGACCGGCCGCGGCGTGGTCCGGATGCGCGCCAAGGTCGAGACCGGCCCGCTCGAAGGCAGCCGGGGCAGGCAGGCGATCACGGTCACCGAGCTGCCCTACGGCGTCGGCCCGGAGAAGATCATCGAGAAGATCACCGACGAGGTGAACAAGTCCAAGCGGCTCACCGGGATCGCCGACGTCAAGGACCTCACCGACCGGGAGAACGGCACCCGCCTGGTCATCGAGTGCAAGGTCGGGGTCAACCCGCAGGCGCTGCTGGCCGACCTGTACCGGCTGACCCCGCTGGAGCAGTCCTTCGGCATCAACAACCTGGTCCTGGTCGACGGCCAGCCGCAGACCCTGGGGCTCAAGCAGCTCCTGGAGGTCTTCCTGGCGCACCGGTACGAGGTGGTCACCCGGCGCACCTCCTTCCGCCGCCGCAAGCGGCAGGAACGGCTGCACCTGGTCGAGGGCCTGCTCAGGGCGCTGCTGGACATCGACAAGGTGATCAAGCTGATCCGCAACAGCGAGAACGCGCAGGCCGCCAAGGATGGCCTGATGAAGCAGTTCAAGCTCTCGGAGATCCAGGCCGCCTACATCCTGGACACGCCGCTGCGCCGCCTGACCAAGTTCGACAAGATCGAGCTGGAGGCCGAGCAGGAGAAGCTGGAAGCCGAGATCGCCGAGCTGTCCAAGATCCTCGACGACGAGTCGGTGCTGCGGAAGGTCGTCTCCACCGAGCTGGCCAAGGTGGCCAAGGACCTCGGCTTCGAGCGCCGCACCGCGCTCATCGACGGCGACCTCAAGGAGGTGCTGGCCGCCTCCAAGCCCGCCGGGCCGCTGGAGGTCGCCGACGACCCCTGCCAGGTGATCCTCTCCGCCACCGGCCTGGTCGCGCGCACCGCCGCGGAGTCCGAGGAGGCCTCCGAGGCGCGCAGGCGCAACGGCCGGACCAAGCACGACGCGGTCGCCGCCATGGTGCACTCCACCGCCCGCGGCCAGGTGCTGCTGGTCACCAGCCTCGGCCGGGCGTTCAAGACCGACGTGCTGCCGCTGCCGGTGCTGCCGGAGGCATCCGGCACGGTGTCCCTCTCCGGCGGCATGGCCGCCAGCGAGCTGGTGCCGCTGGAGAAGGGCGAGAAGGTCATCGGCATCGCCCCGCTCGGCGAGCAGGCCACCGGGTCACCCGGCCTCGCGATCGGCACCCAGCAGGGCGTGGTCAAGGTGTGCTCGCCGGAATGGCCGGTCCGCTCCGATGAGTTCGAGGTCATCTCGCTCAAGGACGGCGACCAGGTCGTCGGCGTCACCTGGCTCACCGACGGCAGCGAGACCCTCGCCTTCGTCTCCAGCGACTCCTCGCTGCTGCGCTACCCGGCCGGCCTGGTCCGGCCGCAGGGCCTCAAGGGCGGCGGCATGGCAGGCATCAACCTGGGCAAGGAGGCCAAGGCGGTCTTCTTCGGCGCGATCCGCACCGACGACGACGAGCACGGCGAGCCGATGGTGGTCACCTCCACCGGGCTGAGCGTCAAGGTCACCCCGTTCGCCGAGTACCCGGCCAAGGGCCGCGCCACCGGCGGGGTCCGCTCGCAGCGCTTCCTCAAGGGCGAGCACGAGCTGGCGATGGCCTGGATCGGCTCCCGCCCGGCGGGCGCGAGCCGCAACGGGTCGCCGGTGGAGCTGCCCGAGACGGATCCGCGGCGGGACGGGTCCGGGCACGCGCACCCAGGCCCGGACGTCGTGGGACACCTGATCGAACGCGACTGA
- a CDS encoding DNA topoisomerase IV subunit B, whose amino-acid sequence MTAETLYGADDLTHLEGLEAVRKRPGMYIGSTDSRGVNHLFTEVVDNSTDEGIAGHATKVVVTLHADGSVQVDDNGRGIPTGVHAKSGLSGVELVLTRLHAGGKFGGSGYKTSGGLHGVGASAVNALSHRFDVTVKREGKVHQMSFAHGVPGEFDGPGPKAKFTRRSGLNVTGKMKRNESTGTSIRYWHDARYFENGAALDREAVRTKLRNTAFLVPGVTYILRDVTEGGIAEETFHYPHGLTDMVEFLTPSSDKPVSGIIYANGEGTYTENAADENGVMRSKVERVAQVEVALRWGTGYERTVECFTNTIRNVHGGTHRRGFDRAALKALQEAISKTRGLLKPKEDLPQLDDVLEGMTAVIHVRIPEPQFTSQTKDELSTAGITKVIQNVVERHIKAWTEDKRSKVEAKTVLQKVVDAARVRLTQKQQKDAARRKTALEGAAMPPKLVDCRSTGVARSELFLVEGDSALGSARMARVSEYQALLPLRGKILNVQKASLADTLRNAEISSIVQVLGAGSGRTFDLSTMRYGRVILMADADVDGSHIRTLLITLFAKYMRPVIEDGRLYAAMPPLHKITTKGRNSETIFTFTQREMENTVTKLEKAGKQIVTPVPRFKGLGEMDADELWDTTMNPATRSVRRITLDDAEAAEAALELLMGEKVEPRRNWLVDSAARVDRAAIDA is encoded by the coding sequence GTGACTGCTGAGACCCTTTATGGGGCCGACGACCTGACCCACCTGGAGGGTCTGGAGGCCGTGCGCAAACGGCCCGGCATGTACATCGGGTCCACCGACAGCCGGGGTGTCAACCACCTGTTCACCGAGGTCGTCGACAACTCCACCGACGAGGGCATCGCCGGTCACGCCACCAAGGTCGTGGTCACCCTGCACGCCGACGGCAGCGTCCAGGTCGACGACAACGGCCGCGGCATCCCCACCGGGGTGCACGCCAAGTCCGGTCTCTCCGGCGTCGAGCTGGTGCTCACCCGGCTGCACGCCGGCGGCAAGTTCGGCGGCTCCGGCTACAAGACCTCCGGCGGCCTGCACGGGGTCGGCGCCTCCGCGGTCAACGCGCTGTCCCACCGCTTCGACGTCACCGTCAAGCGCGAGGGCAAGGTGCACCAGATGTCCTTCGCGCACGGCGTGCCGGGGGAGTTCGACGGGCCGGGGCCCAAGGCCAAGTTCACCCGCCGCTCCGGGCTCAACGTCACCGGCAAGATGAAGCGCAACGAGTCCACCGGCACCTCCATCCGCTACTGGCACGACGCCCGCTACTTCGAGAACGGCGCCGCGCTGGACCGCGAGGCCGTGCGCACCAAGCTGCGCAACACCGCCTTCCTGGTGCCCGGCGTGACCTACATCCTCCGCGACGTCACCGAGGGCGGGATCGCGGAGGAGACCTTCCACTACCCGCACGGCCTCACCGACATGGTCGAGTTCCTCACGCCGTCGAGTGACAAGCCGGTCTCCGGGATCATCTACGCCAACGGCGAGGGCACCTACACCGAGAACGCCGCCGACGAGAACGGCGTCATGCGGTCCAAAGTGGAGCGTGTCGCCCAGGTCGAGGTCGCGCTGCGCTGGGGCACCGGCTACGAGCGCACCGTGGAGTGCTTCACCAACACCATCCGCAACGTGCACGGCGGCACGCACCGCCGCGGCTTCGACCGCGCCGCGCTGAAAGCCTTGCAGGAAGCCATCTCCAAGACCCGGGGGCTGCTCAAGCCCAAGGAGGACCTGCCCCAGCTCGACGACGTGCTCGAAGGCATGACCGCGGTCATCCACGTGCGCATCCCCGAGCCGCAGTTCACCTCCCAGACCAAGGACGAGCTCTCCACCGCCGGCATCACCAAGGTCATCCAGAACGTGGTGGAACGGCACATCAAGGCCTGGACCGAGGACAAGCGCAGCAAGGTCGAGGCCAAGACCGTGCTGCAGAAGGTGGTCGACGCCGCCCGCGTCCGGCTGACCCAGAAGCAGCAGAAGGACGCCGCCCGCCGCAAGACCGCCCTCGAGGGCGCGGCCATGCCGCCCAAGCTGGTGGACTGCCGCAGCACCGGCGTGGCCCGCAGCGAGCTGTTCCTGGTCGAGGGCGACAGCGCGCTGGGTTCGGCCCGGATGGCGCGGGTCTCGGAGTACCAGGCGCTGCTCCCGTTGCGCGGCAAGATCCTCAACGTGCAGAAGGCCAGCCTGGCCGACACCCTGCGCAACGCCGAGATCTCCTCCATCGTGCAAGTCCTCGGCGCGGGCAGCGGCCGCACCTTCGACCTGAGCACCATGCGCTACGGCCGGGTGATCCTGATGGCCGACGCCGACGTGGACGGCTCGCACATCCGCACCCTGCTGATCACCCTGTTCGCCAAGTACATGCGCCCGGTGATCGAGGACGGCAGGCTCTACGCCGCCATGCCGCCGCTGCACAAGATCACCACCAAGGGCCGCAACAGCGAGACCATCTTCACCTTCACCCAGCGGGAGATGGAGAACACCGTCACCAAGCTGGAGAAGGCCGGCAAGCAGATCGTCACGCCGGTGCCCCGGTTCAAGGGCCTCGGCGAGATGGACGCCGACGAGCTGTGGGACACCACGATGAACCCGGCCACCCGCTCGGTCCGCCGCATCACCCTCGACGACGCCGAGGCCGCCGAAGCGGCCCTCGAGCTGCTGATGGGGGAGAAGGTCGAGCCCAGGCGCAACTGGCTGGTCGACTCGGCCGCGCGGGTCGACCGGGCCGCGATCGACGCCTGA
- a CDS encoding MFS transporter, whose protein sequence is MTTLRETPTRTGVLTTVLAFTALVTLLTHTMLIPVLPGLPQRLGASPAATSWLVTVTVVVGAVANPVLGRLADLFGRKRVLLLAVCAFLLGSLLCALTADLTLLIVGRAVQGLSTVAIPLGISLLAALVPPERRAGGIALISAMLGIGGAVALPLAGLIADVWGFHGLFWFCAAAGLPALLAVWRLVPSVEPGAERAPVDLVGATLLIGGLTALLLPLSRGAEWGWDSPLVLGLLGAAALALAVFGVVELRRRAPLVDLRLAVRAQVLVTNLSAFLTGFALFVNFLGTVTVLQTRYALSVVASGLYMLPGGLLMAALSPVAARLISGRGARFTLLLGSAGVVLGFASRLVLDSSLWHVVLATTIISGGAGLAYSAMPALILDATPPEHAAAANGLNSLARTLGSSVASAVFGALAAFGGLTLFFTLGTITALLATLVVAVPVATRTVRAPG, encoded by the coding sequence GTGACCACACTGCGCGAGACCCCCACCCGCACCGGGGTGCTCACCACGGTCCTCGCGTTCACCGCGCTGGTCACCCTGCTCACCCACACCATGCTCATCCCGGTCCTGCCCGGCCTGCCGCAGCGCCTCGGCGCTTCCCCGGCGGCCACCAGCTGGCTGGTCACCGTCACCGTGGTGGTCGGCGCGGTGGCCAACCCGGTGCTGGGCAGGCTGGCCGACCTGTTCGGCCGCAAACGCGTGCTGCTGCTTGCGGTATGCGCTTTCCTGCTCGGTTCCCTGCTGTGCGCGCTCACCGCCGACCTCACCCTGCTGATCGTCGGCCGGGCGGTCCAGGGACTGTCCACAGTGGCCATTCCGCTGGGCATCAGCCTGCTCGCCGCGCTGGTCCCGCCGGAGCGCAGGGCCGGGGGCATCGCGCTGATCAGCGCCATGCTCGGCATCGGCGGGGCGGTCGCGCTGCCGCTGGCCGGGCTGATCGCGGACGTGTGGGGCTTCCACGGCCTGTTCTGGTTCTGCGCCGCCGCCGGGCTGCCCGCGCTGCTCGCGGTGTGGCGGCTGGTCCCCTCGGTGGAACCCGGCGCCGAACGCGCCCCGGTGGACCTGGTCGGCGCGACCCTGCTCATCGGCGGGCTCACCGCGCTGCTGCTGCCGCTGAGCCGGGGCGCGGAGTGGGGCTGGGACTCCCCGCTGGTGCTGGGCCTGCTCGGCGCCGCCGCGCTGGCGCTGGCCGTCTTCGGCGTGGTCGAGCTGCGCAGGCGCGCGCCGCTGGTCGACCTCCGGCTGGCCGTGCGGGCCCAGGTGCTGGTGACCAACCTGTCCGCGTTCCTCACCGGGTTCGCGCTGTTCGTCAACTTCCTCGGCACCGTCACCGTGCTGCAGACCCGCTACGCGCTCTCCGTGGTCGCCTCCGGCCTCTACATGCTGCCCGGCGGCCTGCTGATGGCCGCGCTGTCCCCGGTGGCCGCCCGGCTCATCTCCGGCCGCGGCGCCCGGTTCACCCTGCTCCTGGGCTCGGCGGGGGTGGTGCTGGGCTTCGCCTCGCGACTGGTCCTGGACAGCTCGCTGTGGCACGTCGTGCTGGCCACCACGATCATCTCCGGCGGCGCGGGCCTGGCCTACTCGGCGATGCCCGCGCTGATCCTGGACGCCACCCCGCCCGAACACGCCGCCGCGGCCAACGGCCTCAACTCCCTGGCCCGCACCCTGGGCAGCTCGGTGGCCAGCGCCGTCTTCGGCGCCCTCGCCGCCTTCGGTGGCCTAACTCTCTTCTTCACCTTGGGCACGATCACAGCGTTGCTGGCTACGCTGGTCGTCGCCGTGCCGGTCGCCACCAGGACTGTCAGAGCCCCCGGCTAG
- a CDS encoding YciI family protein codes for MQYLLLICQDETRADSGPSEGCGTWGDDLAERGVITGGAILHPSTDATTVRLGGQGEVLLSDGPFAETKEQIAGFTLIECADLDEAVKIASTHPGAVAGGSVEIRPVLAGGMNKD; via the coding sequence ATGCAGTACCTGCTGTTGATCTGCCAGGACGAGACCCGCGCCGACAGCGGCCCCAGCGAAGGTTGCGGCACCTGGGGCGATGACCTGGCCGAACGGGGCGTCATCACCGGCGGCGCGATCCTGCACCCGAGCACCGACGCCACCACCGTCCGCCTGGGCGGCCAGGGCGAGGTGCTGCTCTCCGACGGCCCGTTCGCCGAGACCAAGGAGCAGATCGCCGGGTTCACGCTGATCGAGTGCGCGGACCTGGACGAGGCGGTGAAGATCGCCAGCACGCACCCGGGGGCGGTCGCGGGCGGGTCGGTGGAGATCCGGCCGGTGCTCGCGGGCGGGATGAACAAGGACTGA
- a CDS encoding DUF6228 family protein, translating to MRDDLTLRCARDPRVSITFADRELRPDPRESVLTFAVTVEAPGLRARAGSVTHYVDGMAVARFVERLDLRGWDGELSWTSSDRDISVRAVYDGRGYMRLTWSLSPWRRSEQGEWIASVTLWLEGGSRDRFVADLLAFLSQGDHRGES from the coding sequence GTGCGCGACGACCTCACCCTGCGCTGCGCCCGGGACCCCCGGGTGTCGATCACCTTCGCCGACCGCGAGCTCCGGCCCGACCCGCGGGAGAGCGTGCTCACCTTCGCCGTCACCGTCGAAGCTCCCGGCCTGCGGGCGCGGGCCGGGAGCGTCACGCACTACGTGGACGGGATGGCGGTGGCCCGGTTCGTGGAGCGCCTGGACCTGCGCGGCTGGGACGGCGAGCTGTCCTGGACCAGCTCGGACCGCGATATATCCGTGCGCGCGGTATATGACGGACGCGGATATATGCGGTTGACCTGGTCACTGTCGCCGTGGCGTAGGTCCGAGCAGGGCGAGTGGATCGCGTCGGTGACCCTCTGGCTGGAGGGCGGCTCCCGGGACCGGTTCGTGGCCGATCTGCTCGCCTTCCTCAGCCAGGGGGACCACCGCGGCGAAAGCTAG